A DNA window from Thalassospiraceae bacterium LMO-JJ14 contains the following coding sequences:
- a CDS encoding cytochrome b N-terminal domain-containing protein, translating to MKQIQALLRWGFMWLEGWFDKVFGVKWNPMYALGGLGFFYFWIVAVSGFYVYAFFDTGLTEAYDSVEQLTHEQWYLGGVMRSLHRYASDALVIMMVLHMIREFAFDHYRGPRFFSWISGVPMTWLVIAAGITGYWLVWDQLAQYIAIGSAEWLDWLPIFGEPIARNFMQHESLDDRFFTLLIFLHIALPLILLLVMWIHLQRVAYARWKPARGLSVGTFAMLVGLSFVFPAVSHAPADLDRVPQVLNLDWYYLFAFPLIDEWGAATLWVISFGVTFALMAMPWLPPRRKLAAAVVDLGNCNGCTRCASDCPFGAIMMMPRTDGLPFDRQAVVDADVCVSCGICVGACPTAMPFRRRSDLVPGIDLPELTAAALRDKIHAASAKMNGDNRVLVIGCEHGIKTKKLAGENRAAIDLPCVGMLPPSYIDYILSKGLADGVAIAGCRFGECQYRLGPDWSEDRFEGRRDPHLRKRVPRERLLRLWMAPTEWKDALHGLDGFQAGLNKAMASSGLQELADEAASNVRVSGTDEVRP from the coding sequence TTGAAACAGATCCAGGCATTATTGCGATGGGGCTTCATGTGGCTTGAGGGCTGGTTCGACAAGGTCTTCGGCGTCAAATGGAATCCCATGTATGCCCTTGGCGGTCTGGGCTTTTTCTATTTCTGGATCGTCGCCGTATCCGGATTTTATGTCTATGCCTTTTTCGATACTGGACTGACCGAAGCCTATGATTCGGTGGAGCAACTGACGCATGAACAATGGTATCTCGGCGGCGTGATGCGCTCGCTACACCGATACGCGTCCGATGCCCTTGTGATCATGATGGTTCTGCACATGATCCGCGAATTCGCATTCGATCACTACCGCGGCCCGCGTTTCTTTTCGTGGATCAGCGGTGTCCCGATGACATGGCTTGTCATCGCGGCAGGCATCACCGGCTACTGGCTGGTGTGGGACCAATTGGCACAATACATCGCCATCGGATCCGCAGAATGGCTCGACTGGCTGCCGATCTTCGGCGAGCCGATAGCCAGGAATTTCATGCAGCACGAAAGTCTTGATGACAGGTTCTTCACGCTGCTGATTTTTCTGCATATCGCATTGCCCTTGATTCTGCTTCTGGTCATGTGGATCCATCTGCAAAGGGTCGCCTACGCACGCTGGAAACCGGCCCGAGGTCTGTCCGTCGGCACCTTCGCCATGCTGGTCGGCTTGTCCTTCGTCTTCCCGGCGGTCAGTCATGCGCCTGCGGATCTGGACCGTGTGCCGCAGGTATTGAACCTCGACTGGTATTATCTCTTTGCCTTTCCGCTGATCGATGAATGGGGTGCGGCAACGCTTTGGGTGATTTCCTTTGGTGTGACGTTTGCCTTGATGGCGATGCCGTGGCTGCCGCCGCGCCGCAAGCTGGCAGCGGCTGTTGTCGATCTTGGGAATTGCAACGGTTGTACGCGTTGCGCCAGCGACTGCCCATTCGGTGCGATTATGATGATGCCGCGTACCGATGGTCTGCCGTTCGACAGGCAGGCCGTTGTCGATGCAGATGTCTGTGTGAGTTGCGGTATTTGCGTTGGGGCCTGTCCAACGGCCATGCCGTTTCGCCGCCGTAGCGATCTGGTGCCGGGTATCGATCTTCCCGAACTGACTGCAGCCGCGCTGCGTGACAAAATTCATGCCGCCTCGGCCAAGATGAATGGCGATAACCGGGTGCTGGTGATCGGTTGCGAACACGGCATCAAGACCAAGAAACTGGCAGGAGAGAACCGCGCGGCGATTGATTTGCCGTGTGTCGGTATGCTGCCGCCGTCATATATCGATTACATTCTCTCTAAAGGGCTGGCCGATGGTGTGGCGATTGCCGGTTGCCGTTTCGGCGAGTGCCAATACCGTCTTGGACCGGACTGGAGCGAAGACCGCTTCGAGGGGCGACGTGATCCGCATTTGCGTAAAAGGGTGCCGCGGGAACGATTGTTGAGGTTGTGGATGGCACCAACCGAGTGGAAAGACGCGCTGCACGGCCTTGACGGATTTCAGGCGGGCTTGAACAAAGCAATGGCTTCTTCCGGCCTGCAGGAACTGGCAGACGAGGCCGCCTCGAATGTCCGTGTATCCGGCACAGATGAGGTGAGGCCATGA
- a CDS encoding SCO family protein, whose product MPRFRSLLTGLAVAFGSALISLTHADAGVSFDRAKALEASQASLGNIIGSYRFTDTRNQPVTLEEYMDKPLVISLVYTGCADICPMVSEALADAVSVARDALGADSFQIVTIGFDARNDSPNRMRSYAASHGINVKGWHFLSADAASIDALSRDLGFSFNPSPQGFDHLSQTTVIDTDGKVYRHIYGADFKPPLLVEPLKQLTYGGRIEMTSIEGLINRVRLFCTLYDPASGKYKFDYSIFIATALGALSLGGVAVVLVRSWLAHRRSTRHA is encoded by the coding sequence TTGCCTCGCTTTAGGTCCTTGCTGACAGGGCTGGCGGTTGCTTTCGGTTCAGCCCTGATTTCGCTGACGCATGCCGATGCGGGCGTTTCATTCGACCGCGCCAAGGCTCTTGAGGCGTCGCAAGCATCACTCGGCAATATAATCGGCAGCTATCGATTCACCGACACGCGTAATCAGCCCGTGACCCTAGAAGAATACATGGACAAGCCACTGGTGATCAGTCTGGTCTATACGGGGTGTGCCGATATATGCCCGATGGTATCGGAAGCACTTGCTGACGCTGTAAGCGTTGCCCGCGACGCATTGGGCGCGGATAGCTTCCAAATCGTCACCATCGGTTTCGATGCCCGTAACGATTCCCCGAACCGCATGCGCTCTTACGCCGCATCACATGGCATCAATGTCAAAGGTTGGCATTTTCTGAGTGCCGATGCCGCCAGCATAGACGCGCTCTCGCGCGATCTGGGGTTTTCCTTTAATCCGTCCCCTCAGGGTTTCGATCACTTGTCGCAAACAACAGTGATCGATACGGACGGGAAAGTGTACCGGCATATTTACGGTGCCGATTTCAAGCCCCCTTTACTGGTCGAGCCGCTGAAGCAGCTGACATATGGCGGACGGATTGAAATGACCAGCATTGAAGGGCTGATCAACCGGGTCCGGCTATTCTGTACCCTCTATGACCCGGCAAGCGGCAAGTACAAGTTCGATTACTCGATTTTCATAGCAACGGCATTGGGTGCGCTCAGTCTGGGCGGCGTAGCTGTTGTTCTGGTGCGTTCCTGGTTGGCGCATCGAAGATCAACCCGCCACGCATAA
- the cyoE gene encoding heme o synthase, producing the protein MHATVKELYGLFKIRIGFAIALSAMAGVAVTPGISLPIWQITVLGLTALGASAAAGAFNQLIEADLDAQMVRTRRRPFVTGRYKSGPGWYLGILLLLAGSVTVAGLVLNPLVGFYLFLGAIFYGVVYTVWLKRRTPWNIVIGGLSGTFAVLAGSAAVAPIPGPVPMILAMVLFLWTPPHFWSLAAALEKDYASAGVPMLPVVLGMRRGARVIFAHTIVLVAISLLPGLFGYGPVYMLPAMLGGGFFLYRNWLFVCDPRPATAMQTFFASLAQLILVLVGAMLEGGLIASL; encoded by the coding sequence ATGCACGCAACGGTTAAAGAGTTGTATGGCCTGTTCAAGATCAGGATCGGCTTCGCGATTGCGCTGAGTGCCATGGCTGGTGTCGCCGTGACCCCGGGGATCAGTCTGCCGATCTGGCAGATCACGGTCCTCGGCCTGACGGCGCTCGGCGCCAGTGCCGCTGCGGGTGCATTCAATCAGCTGATTGAAGCCGATCTTGATGCGCAGATGGTACGGACCCGGCGCCGTCCGTTTGTGACCGGACGCTATAAATCCGGCCCGGGCTGGTATCTCGGTATCCTCCTTCTACTGGCCGGCTCGGTGACCGTGGCGGGTCTGGTGTTAAATCCGCTTGTCGGGTTCTACCTGTTCCTGGGGGCCATATTTTACGGGGTCGTTTATACAGTCTGGCTGAAACGCAGAACGCCGTGGAACATCGTCATCGGCGGGCTGTCCGGGACTTTTGCCGTCTTGGCAGGTTCGGCTGCCGTCGCACCTATCCCGGGGCCGGTGCCGATGATCCTGGCCATGGTCCTGTTCCTGTGGACTCCGCCGCATTTCTGGTCTTTGGCGGCGGCGCTGGAAAAAGACTATGCCTCCGCCGGGGTTCCGATGTTGCCCGTAGTCCTCGGCATGCGCCGTGGCGCGCGTGTGATTTTCGCACATACCATTGTTCTGGTGGCAATCTCCTTGTTGCCGGGGCTTTTCGGGTACGGCCCGGTCTATATGCTGCCGGCGATGCTTGGCGGCGGTTTCTTCTTGTACAGGAACTGGCTCTTTGTATGCGATCCGCGGCCGGCGACGGCAATGCAGACTTTCTTTGCGTCGCTGGCGCAGCTCATTCTCGTGCTTGTGGGCGCTATGCTGGAGGGTGGGCTAATTGCCTCGCTTTAG
- a CDS encoding cbb3-type cytochrome c oxidase subunit I, translating into MAMTFAHRVCPETGLKVCRDAELLIKANAVVAIVFLAIGGLFGLLVALTRWPAIHILPADLFYLALTGHGADILVFWVIFFEVAILYFASAILLNCRLATPRFAWAAFVLMLVGALMANVAVLQGESSVMFTSYVPMKAAPHFYLGLILFAVGALIAVFVFFGTLVVAQQEKTYEGSIPLVTFGAVAAAIIAVYTIASGAIILVPTFLWSLGLIGDIDSLTYRLVWWGLGHSSQQMNVAAHVSIWYAIAALTIGSKPLSEKVSRGAFLLYIAFLPIASAHHLLTDPGISSEFKVFNTSYAIYLAVLASMIHGMSVPGAIEAAQRRNGFTQGVFGWLRNAPWGNPAFSGMFLSLVMFGFIGGISGVVLGTEQLNLLMHNTLYVTGHFHGTVAAGTTLAFMAVTYLVVPLIFRRELILKGWCKWQPYLFGIGAFGLSMFMMGAGTLGVARRHWDMTFSDAALSFDYPPSAFLMMGLNGIFGVIATVGGVMYIVIVVGSVLFGKERDEAACKASPVVFQGGGAVVASHGSAATLKLPGTITLVSVFFVSFVLYYYINWKFLSEVWPLS; encoded by the coding sequence ATGGCTATGACATTCGCGCACAGGGTTTGTCCGGAGACCGGTCTTAAGGTTTGCCGGGATGCGGAACTGCTGATCAAGGCGAACGCCGTTGTGGCAATCGTGTTTTTGGCGATCGGCGGGCTGTTCGGTTTGCTGGTGGCGCTGACGCGCTGGCCGGCGATACACATTCTGCCGGCCGATCTTTTCTATCTGGCATTGACCGGGCACGGCGCCGACATTCTGGTGTTCTGGGTCATTTTCTTCGAGGTTGCGATTCTATATTTTGCCTCGGCGATCCTTCTGAATTGCCGCCTGGCAACGCCTAGATTTGCCTGGGCGGCATTCGTTCTCATGCTGGTCGGCGCATTGATGGCCAATGTCGCCGTGCTGCAAGGCGAGTCCAGCGTTATGTTCACTTCGTACGTGCCTATGAAAGCGGCACCGCATTTTTATCTAGGGCTGATCCTGTTTGCGGTCGGTGCGCTGATCGCGGTGTTCGTGTTCTTCGGCACATTGGTCGTTGCCCAGCAGGAAAAGACCTATGAGGGATCGATCCCGCTGGTTACCTTCGGCGCCGTCGCGGCGGCGATCATCGCGGTCTATACGATCGCATCCGGGGCCATCATTCTGGTGCCGACGTTCCTGTGGTCGCTGGGGCTGATCGGGGATATCGACTCTCTCACCTACAGGCTCGTCTGGTGGGGGTTAGGCCATTCGTCGCAACAAATGAATGTCGCGGCACACGTCTCCATCTGGTACGCCATTGCGGCGCTGACCATCGGCTCCAAGCCGCTGAGTGAAAAGGTCAGCCGGGGCGCATTTTTGCTCTATATCGCGTTCCTGCCGATCGCCTCGGCGCACCATCTGTTGACGGATCCCGGGATCAGTTCCGAATTCAAGGTCTTCAATACGTCCTATGCGATCTATCTCGCCGTACTGGCGAGCATGATCCACGGCATGAGCGTGCCGGGCGCGATTGAGGCGGCACAGCGCCGTAACGGCTTTACCCAGGGCGTCTTCGGGTGGTTGCGGAATGCACCCTGGGGCAACCCGGCGTTTTCCGGGATGTTCCTGTCGTTGGTGATGTTCGGGTTCATCGGTGGTATTTCCGGTGTCGTGCTGGGGACCGAGCAGCTGAACCTGCTGATGCACAACACGCTCTATGTGACCGGGCACTTCCATGGTACGGTTGCGGCAGGTACGACCCTTGCCTTCATGGCAGTGACTTATCTGGTCGTGCCGCTGATCTTCCGTCGCGAGTTGATCCTTAAGGGTTGGTGCAAATGGCAGCCGTACCTGTTCGGGATCGGCGCGTTTGGTCTGTCGATGTTCATGATGGGGGCGGGGACGCTCGGGGTGGCGCGTCGCCACTGGGACATGACATTCTCTGATGCCGCACTCAGCTTTGATTATCCGCCATCAGCGTTCCTGATGATGGGGCTGAACGGGATTTTCGGTGTCATCGCGACAGTCGGCGGGGTCATGTACATTGTCATCGTCGTCGGCTCGGTGCTGTTCGGCAAAGAGCGCGATGAGGCAGCCTGCAAGGCGTCGCCGGTCGTGTTCCAGGGCGGCGGTGCTGTTGTCGCGTCACATGGCAGCGCGGCGACATTGAAGCTGCCCGGAACGATCACGCTGGTGTCGGTCTTCTTCGTCAGCTTCGTTCTCTACTACTACATCAACTGGAAGTTCCTGTCCGAAGTGTGGCCGCTCAGTTAA
- a CDS encoding cytochrome C oxidase subunit II, whose translation MAITPPEDKLWWKEPLAKMEITWISVAFVWGLVMFFTMVFWHIEGQQNLSNEAYRIKPEVYAAKVEAFADEYTVREEGDTGIPVVRPPAGSDVYMLARLWEWWPVLELKKGESYRLHLSSLDWLHGFSLQPANINIQVHPNYEMVLTVTPNEAGVYSVVCNEFCGIGHHQMVGRIYVTE comes from the coding sequence ATGGCAATTACACCTCCCGAGGATAAACTCTGGTGGAAAGAACCTCTGGCGAAGATGGAGATCACATGGATTTCCGTCGCCTTCGTTTGGGGGCTGGTGATGTTCTTCACGATGGTATTCTGGCACATCGAGGGACAGCAGAACCTTTCAAACGAAGCTTACCGCATCAAACCCGAAGTATATGCGGCCAAGGTCGAGGCGTTCGCCGACGAATATACGGTCCGCGAGGAAGGCGACACCGGCATTCCGGTGGTTCGACCGCCCGCCGGAAGTGATGTCTACATGCTGGCACGGCTTTGGGAATGGTGGCCGGTGCTTGAACTGAAAAAGGGCGAAAGTTACCGCCTGCATCTCAGTTCGCTGGACTGGCTGCACGGGTTCTCGCTGCAGCCCGCCAACATCAACATTCAGGTTCATCCGAATTACGAAATGGTGCTGACGGTGACGCCGAACGAAGCAGGTGTCTACAGCGTCGTATGCAATGAATTTTGCGGGATCGGCCATCATCAGATGGTCGGCCGCATCTACGTGACCGAGTAG
- a CDS encoding c-type cytochrome, with amino-acid sequence MNRILRNTTALSLLGLAFTVVPSQGMAADGAKVFNKCKACHTLEAGKHKVGPSLAGVVGRKAGTAEGFTKYKGLKGADWVWTEEELMAYLENPTSYTKAKSGERSSMSLKLKKEDQRKAVIEFLKGH; translated from the coding sequence ATGAATAGGATACTTCGCAACACCACGGCGCTTAGTCTGCTGGGACTGGCATTTACCGTCGTGCCTTCGCAGGGCATGGCGGCTGATGGCGCCAAGGTCTTTAACAAGTGCAAGGCATGCCACACGCTCGAAGCTGGCAAACACAAGGTCGGCCCGTCACTGGCCGGTGTCGTCGGGCGCAAGGCCGGAACCGCCGAAGGATTCACGAAGTACAAGGGGTTGAAGGGTGCGGATTGGGTCTGGACCGAAGAAGAACTGATGGCATACCTCGAGAACCCGACGTCATACACCAAAGCCAAGAGCGGCGAGCGGTCTTCTATGTCTCTTAAATTGAAAAAGGAAGATCAACGCAAAGCGGTCATCGAGTTTCTGAAAGGCCATTGA
- a CDS encoding transporter substrate-binding domain-containing protein, with protein MIYYSQRVSLKHIEGILIKKTLLHFLLVVISALSLTTIEATASETLPETKKIIAVFPRDFHPYFQMNEDGQPSGFAIDVLNAVAARAGLEVSYNAKSSWSEAVADLQDKRAHVIPNMGISQERKAIMSFTSPVDTLIVSGFVLKNSNAIVRIDDISGHTVGVVETNIAATLMKDRNDINLIVYKDFSDALLGLLVRNIDVFFYPETPVWATATQGKFDHQIRDIGPPLKRIERAIAVRSDLPGVRGILDRELRAFQATDEFEELYRKWHGLKPGSGIFHFAPWWAAVSVATALLLGSYMFARLRRPGTFRISERTVEDIRSENSLRERIIWLITVITVVTLVITGTAIWALYTTAFDEEKGRLLETARSQAELIESVAIFNDQFNSDYPGGSDAATIAAIREGFSPASGTTETTLARRNGDQIVFLFRQLASRSFDLAQVPLNSKRAEPMQRALSGMTGTVVGRDYRNELVLAAYTPVPYLDLGIVVKRGLSEIREPFFQAISFAALVAVFVIAAGVFLFVRLSNPILSRALENEAKLRKVLDTSPIPLTISDYSTGEFLYTNPAAEELFGATSDGLIGHTTKDYYAKISDRERVFKTMDRDGAVRNMEAIAARNDGVNFWVNIDARQIMFEGRKAVVAGIANIDERKKAEHALRESESRFRDFAKSAADSFWETDEENRFTYVSSSIEGMKIDPERDMYGRRREEIKGLQYSQESLQRLYKILSSHKPYRDFECQLIFETDGIEHYIRDSGTPIFDTDKKFKGYRGTLTDITEHKTFVAKLQEASLGLINAIAVTIEKRDPYTTGHQNRVAHLAVGIAKELNWNESQILGLRLGALVHDIGKISIPAEILSRPGKLNDAEYQLIKTHPQTGYDILKNHQFPWPIAEMVIQHHERIDGSGYPRGLTADQILPEAKVIGVADVVEAISSHRPYRAALGIEAGIEEITRGKGTAYDPDIVDACIKLIVKGEFDWNKTDDT; from the coding sequence TTGATATATTACAGCCAGCGTGTTTCGCTGAAACATATCGAGGGTATTTTAATCAAAAAGACGCTTCTGCACTTTCTTTTGGTCGTGATTTCCGCCCTGTCGCTGACGACGATAGAAGCAACGGCTTCTGAAACACTTCCCGAAACAAAAAAAATCATCGCGGTATTTCCCAGAGATTTCCACCCTTATTTCCAGATGAACGAAGACGGCCAGCCATCCGGCTTCGCAATTGATGTCCTGAATGCAGTCGCGGCGCGTGCAGGCCTGGAAGTAAGCTATAATGCCAAGAGTTCTTGGTCTGAGGCCGTTGCAGACTTACAAGACAAGCGGGCTCACGTCATTCCAAACATGGGCATCAGCCAAGAGCGAAAGGCTATCATGTCTTTCACTTCGCCCGTCGACACATTAATTGTTTCCGGGTTTGTTCTGAAAAATTCCAATGCCATTGTGAGAATCGACGATATTTCCGGACATACGGTTGGTGTGGTCGAAACCAATATCGCGGCGACCCTGATGAAGGATCGGAATGATATCAATTTAATAGTATACAAAGACTTTTCCGACGCTTTGCTTGGACTTCTTGTTCGGAATATCGATGTCTTCTTTTATCCAGAAACACCTGTTTGGGCCACGGCTACGCAGGGTAAATTTGATCACCAAATTCGGGATATTGGACCGCCACTAAAACGTATTGAACGGGCAATCGCCGTCCGCAGCGACCTCCCAGGCGTGCGCGGCATTCTCGACCGGGAACTGCGCGCTTTTCAGGCAACCGATGAATTTGAGGAACTGTACAGGAAATGGCACGGCCTAAAACCGGGTTCCGGTATTTTCCATTTTGCCCCTTGGTGGGCTGCAGTATCTGTCGCGACAGCTCTATTGCTCGGCAGCTACATGTTTGCCCGCTTGAGACGCCCCGGAACATTTAGAATATCTGAACGAACGGTCGAAGATATTCGTTCAGAGAATTCCTTACGAGAAAGGATTATCTGGCTGATCACTGTTATCACTGTCGTTACGCTGGTCATCACCGGCACAGCGATCTGGGCTCTTTACACGACAGCATTTGACGAAGAAAAAGGTCGGTTGCTGGAAACAGCAAGGAGCCAGGCCGAACTTATCGAGAGCGTCGCCATATTTAACGATCAGTTCAACTCTGACTATCCGGGCGGAAGTGACGCAGCAACAATCGCAGCAATTCGTGAAGGCTTCAGTCCTGCCTCAGGGACAACAGAAACAACTCTCGCCCGAAGAAATGGTGACCAAATTGTCTTCCTCTTTAGGCAACTGGCTTCGCGGAGTTTTGATCTGGCACAGGTTCCTCTCAACTCAAAGCGCGCAGAACCCATGCAAAGGGCGCTTTCCGGAATGACCGGGACAGTTGTCGGCCGGGATTACCGCAACGAACTTGTGCTTGCCGCGTATACACCGGTTCCTTATCTCGATCTCGGCATCGTCGTAAAAAGGGGTCTCAGTGAAATTCGAGAACCTTTCTTTCAGGCCATCTCATTTGCCGCTTTGGTCGCGGTGTTTGTTATTGCGGCAGGCGTGTTTCTGTTTGTCCGGTTATCCAATCCAATCCTTTCCCGAGCCTTGGAGAACGAGGCAAAACTCAGAAAAGTCCTCGATACGTCACCGATTCCTTTGACGATCAGTGACTATTCGACGGGTGAATTCCTGTATACCAATCCGGCAGCGGAAGAGTTGTTCGGGGCAACATCCGACGGCCTCATCGGCCATACGACAAAAGATTACTATGCCAAAATTTCTGACAGGGAACGTGTTTTCAAAACAATGGATAGGGATGGCGCAGTCAGAAATATGGAAGCCATCGCAGCCAGGAACGATGGGGTGAATTTCTGGGTTAACATTGATGCCCGCCAGATCATGTTCGAGGGTCGGAAAGCCGTTGTTGCTGGCATTGCCAATATCGATGAACGCAAGAAAGCCGAACATGCATTAAGGGAGAGCGAATCTCGTTTCAGGGATTTTGCGAAATCAGCTGCCGACAGTTTTTGGGAGACGGATGAAGAAAACAGGTTCACATATGTATCCTCGTCGATTGAAGGCATGAAGATCGACCCGGAGCGCGACATGTACGGACGCCGTCGCGAAGAAATCAAAGGGCTTCAATATTCGCAAGAATCTTTGCAACGTTTGTATAAGATTTTATCCAGTCACAAACCCTACAGGGATTTTGAATGCCAGTTAATCTTCGAGACCGATGGCATCGAGCACTATATCCGCGATAGCGGCACCCCCATTTTCGATACGGATAAAAAGTTCAAAGGTTACCGCGGCACCCTCACAGACATAACCGAGCACAAGACCTTTGTGGCAAAGTTACAGGAAGCCTCACTTGGTCTTATCAATGCTATAGCAGTTACGATCGAAAAGCGCGATCCATACACCACCGGGCATCAAAACAGAGTCGCTCATCTCGCCGTGGGCATCGCCAAGGAATTAAACTGGAACGAATCCCAAATATTGGGCCTTCGTCTCGGAGCGTTGGTACACGATATTGGAAAAATTTCCATACCGGCAGAAATACTGAGTCGTCCCGGGAAGTTGAACGATGCAGAGTACCAACTAATCAAAACCCACCCTCAAACGGGATACGATATTCTCAAAAATCATCAGTTTCCCTGGCCGATTGCCGAAATGGTTATTCAACATCATGAGCGAATAGATGGATCCGGCTATCCAAGAGGGCTAACCGCTGATCAGATTCTCCCCGAAGCAAAAGTCATAGGCGTCGCCGACGTCGTCGAAGCTATTTCTTCGCATCGACCCTACCGTGCGGCACTCGGCATCGAGGCAGGCATAGAAGAAATTACACGAGGCAAAGGTACAGCTTATGACCCCGATATTGTTGATGCGTGTATCAAATTGATTGTAAAAGGCGAATTCGATTGGAATAAAACGGACGATACATAG
- the accC gene encoding acetyl-CoA carboxylase biotin carboxylase subunit — protein sequence MFKKILIANRGEIACRVIKSARAMGIATVAVYSDADKDALHVQMADEAVNIGPAPTAESYLVIDNILAAIEQTGADAVHPGYGFLSENTKFAQALEKAGVAFIGPGPKAITAMGDKIESKKLANAAKVSCVPGHPDAIADAKEAVKVANEIGYPVMLKASAGGGGKGMRIAWNAAEAEDGFIRATNEAKSSFGDDRVFVEKFIEDPRHIEIQIIADKHGNTVYLGERECSIQRRHQKVIEEAPSPFLDEKTRKAMGEQAVALAAAVDYHSAGTVEFIVDKDKNFFFLEMNTRLQVEHPVTEYITGLDLVELMIRVADGEKLPFTQKDVKLTGWAIESRIYAEDPFRNFLPSIGRLVNYRPPVEEPDAVRVDTGVYEGGEISMYYDPMIAKLITYGPDREAATERMQRALDEFLIEGVQHNIPFLNALMTHPRFIEGRLTTNLIAEEYPDGFNPADTAPKDPKIFAAVAAVMHAAYQARAARISGQIAAHSRRVSSDWIVIFAEGEHRARVGDASDSTVSLTVDGEDMTVKTDWQLGEPLFRADVNGEMVCFQVQRSTVAYIISQGGIRAEAWVLSPHVAELNALMPVKEPPDTSKLLLSPMPGLLVSVAVEVGQEVKSGEELCVVEAMKMENVLRAEKDCIVAAVKAEAGSNLAVDQIILEFE from the coding sequence ATGTTCAAAAAAATTCTGATCGCCAACCGGGGAGAGATTGCCTGCCGGGTCATCAAGTCGGCGCGTGCCATGGGCATTGCCACGGTTGCCGTCTATTCCGACGCCGATAAGGACGCGCTGCATGTGCAGATGGCCGACGAGGCCGTCAACATCGGCCCGGCGCCGACGGCGGAAAGCTATCTGGTCATCGACAATATCCTCGCCGCGATCGAGCAGACCGGCGCCGATGCCGTGCATCCGGGCTACGGCTTTTTGTCGGAGAACACCAAATTCGCCCAGGCACTGGAAAAAGCCGGCGTCGCCTTTATCGGTCCGGGCCCCAAGGCGATCACGGCGATGGGCGACAAGATTGAATCCAAGAAGCTCGCCAACGCTGCCAAGGTGTCGTGCGTGCCGGGCCACCCGGATGCCATCGCCGACGCCAAGGAAGCGGTCAAGGTCGCCAACGAGATCGGTTACCCGGTGATGCTGAAGGCATCGGCGGGTGGCGGCGGCAAGGGCATGCGTATCGCCTGGAACGCGGCGGAGGCCGAGGACGGGTTCATCCGCGCCACCAACGAAGCCAAGTCGTCGTTCGGCGACGACCGTGTGTTCGTCGAAAAGTTCATCGAAGACCCGCGCCACATCGAAATCCAGATCATCGCCGACAAACACGGCAATACGGTCTATTTGGGCGAGCGCGAATGCTCGATCCAGCGCCGCCACCAGAAGGTCATCGAAGAAGCACCGTCGCCGTTCCTCGACGAGAAAACCCGCAAAGCCATGGGCGAGCAGGCCGTGGCGCTGGCTGCCGCCGTCGATTACCATTCGGCGGGGACGGTCGAGTTTATCGTCGACAAGGACAAGAACTTCTTCTTCCTGGAAATGAACACACGCCTGCAGGTCGAACACCCGGTGACGGAATACATCACCGGTCTCGACCTCGTCGAACTGATGATCCGTGTCGCCGACGGTGAAAAGCTGCCGTTCACGCAAAAGGATGTAAAGCTCACCGGCTGGGCCATCGAAAGCCGGATTTACGCCGAAGACCCGTTCCGCAACTTCCTGCCGTCGATCGGGCGTCTGGTGAACTACCGCCCGCCGGTCGAGGAACCCGACGCCGTACGTGTCGACACGGGGGTCTACGAAGGCGGCGAGATTTCCATGTACTATGACCCGATGATCGCCAAGCTGATCACCTACGGGCCGGACCGTGAAGCGGCGACGGAACGTATGCAGCGCGCCTTGGACGAGTTCCTCATTGAAGGCGTGCAGCACAACATCCCGTTCCTGAACGCACTGATGACGCATCCGCGCTTTATCGAGGGACGGCTGACCACCAACCTGATCGCCGAGGAATATCCCGACGGCTTTAACCCGGCCGACACGGCGCCGAAGGACCCGAAGATCTTCGCCGCCGTCGCCGCCGTCATGCATGCGGCTTACCAGGCCCGTGCGGCACGGATTTCCGGACAGATCGCCGCTCATTCGCGCCGCGTGTCGTCCGACTGGATCGTTATTTTCGCCGAAGGGGAGCACCGCGCCCGTGTCGGCGATGCGTCGGACAGTACGGTCAGCCTGACCGTCGACGGCGAAGACATGACCGTCAAGACCGACTGGCAACTGGGCGAGCCGCTGTTCCGCGCCGACGTCAACGGTGAGATGGTTTGCTTCCAGGTCCAGCGTTCGACGGTTGCCTACATTATCTCGCAGGGGGGGATTCGTGCCGAAGCCTGGGTGCTGTCACCGCACGTCGCCGAGCTGAATGCGCTGATGCCGGTCAAGGAGCCGCCCGACACGTCGAAGCTTCTGCTGTCGCCGATGCCGGGGCTGCTGGTCTCCGTCGCCGTCGAGGTCGGACAAGAAGTGAAGTCCGGCGAAGAACTGTGTGTGGTCGAGGCGATGAAGATGGAAAACGTGCTCCGGGCCGAAAAGGACTGTATCGTCGCCGCGGTCAAGGCCGAGGCCGGCTCGAACCTCGCCGTCGACCAGATCATTCTCGAATTCGAGTAA